A single genomic interval of uncultured Sphaerochaeta sp. harbors:
- a CDS encoding sugar phosphate isomerase/epimerase family protein: MSKYSIILGNLGNTCDRFLSSGYKDELPKETLIRQASEIEGVTGVELVGTWDVSPDNVDKVGELLDKYGLQCVSIIPDHFSQKRWGRGSLAAKDPEIRKQSLEYTFECVEMARKLGCGTLNIWPGQDGYDYVLQSNLVQERNYLMENIKKVAASAPDIKFALEYKPKEPRNFSFMARASDTLLLAKETGLDNVGVCIDTGHAFVAGENVAESVVILQEYGRKLFHMHFNDNYGSWDDDMIVGSVHFPLYVETLFWLKETGYNGWFSMDQYPYREDGQGALRESVEFLLMIENRLTPTVMEEIRELVATGDAVKTQRWLRHTFFK, translated from the coding sequence ATGAGTAAGTATTCGATAATTTTGGGCAATCTGGGTAATACATGCGACCGATTTCTCTCTTCAGGGTACAAGGATGAATTGCCCAAAGAAACGCTCATCCGACAAGCTTCAGAGATAGAAGGGGTAACAGGTGTCGAATTGGTGGGTACATGGGATGTCTCGCCAGATAACGTCGACAAAGTCGGAGAGTTATTGGATAAATATGGATTGCAATGTGTCTCAATCATTCCTGACCACTTCAGCCAGAAGCGCTGGGGAAGAGGAAGCTTGGCGGCAAAGGATCCAGAAATTCGTAAACAGTCACTTGAATACACCTTTGAGTGTGTCGAGATGGCTCGGAAGCTTGGTTGCGGGACCCTAAACATTTGGCCGGGACAAGATGGATATGATTATGTACTGCAATCAAATCTCGTACAAGAGAGAAACTATTTGATGGAAAACATCAAGAAGGTTGCGGCTTCCGCTCCCGATATCAAATTTGCCCTTGAGTACAAGCCCAAGGAACCTAGAAACTTCTCCTTCATGGCTCGTGCTTCAGACACCCTTCTACTGGCAAAGGAGACTGGACTGGATAATGTTGGGGTGTGTATAGACACAGGCCACGCATTTGTTGCCGGTGAAAATGTTGCTGAATCGGTAGTCATCTTGCAGGAATACGGACGGAAGCTTTTTCACATGCATTTCAATGACAACTATGGGTCCTGGGACGATGACATGATTGTAGGATCGGTCCATTTCCCGCTCTATGTGGAGACCTTGTTCTGGCTCAAGGAGACTGGATACAACGGATGGTTCTCTATGGACCAATATCCCTACCGAGAGGATGGGCAAGGTGCACTGAGGGAAAGTGTTGAGTTCCTTCTGATGATAGAGAATAGACTGACCCCTACAGTGATGGAAGAGATAAGAGAACTAGTTGCAACGGGAGATGCAGTAAAAACACAACGCTGGCTTCGTCATACGTTCTTCAAGTAA
- a CDS encoding helix-turn-helix transcriptional regulator, protein MFSEREHMKKEPSLDTSHVPPQGAVYVSILETLIEKNNIFFLVFDHTGTILFQNIPNGNRIKRIEDLTYLLQQKNIDKIRKLMELSIDDDIEITTHDGFLEFILFSQASLPGKFFLQVKMHPAVESTPLVQPVGEESREQTEQEIQDMQMVQGFLLELKELETIEPSEENRKKVKEYFLPELEKQQELVKDPLTLICLDIIKKNLDEIVDASGTMGKLYKVLTPSEVKVAEFIRMGMSSKDIANTLEITQKTVENHRNNLREKLGLKNKGVNLQVFLMNMGEQERNP, encoded by the coding sequence ATGTTTAGTGAAAGAGAGCATATGAAGAAAGAACCTTCTCTAGATACAAGTCATGTGCCCCCACAGGGGGCGGTATATGTTTCGATTCTAGAAACATTGATAGAGAAGAACAATATTTTCTTCTTGGTTTTTGATCATACAGGGACCATTCTCTTTCAGAACATTCCCAACGGTAATAGAATCAAACGGATCGAGGATCTTACGTATCTGCTTCAACAGAAGAATATCGACAAGATCCGGAAGCTAATGGAACTCTCTATCGATGATGATATTGAGATTACCACCCATGATGGTTTCTTGGAATTTATTCTTTTTTCTCAAGCTTCACTGCCTGGGAAGTTTTTTCTCCAGGTAAAGATGCATCCTGCTGTTGAATCGACTCCTCTGGTACAGCCTGTTGGTGAGGAGAGTAGGGAACAGACAGAACAAGAGATTCAGGATATGCAGATGGTACAAGGCTTCTTATTGGAGTTGAAAGAGCTCGAAACCATTGAGCCTTCAGAAGAGAACCGAAAGAAGGTCAAAGAATATTTTCTTCCAGAACTTGAGAAGCAGCAGGAGTTGGTTAAGGATCCTCTTACCCTCATTTGTCTTGACATCATCAAGAAGAACCTTGATGAGATTGTTGATGCTTCTGGTACTATGGGCAAACTCTATAAGGTGCTTACTCCATCTGAGGTAAAAGTAGCTGAGTTCATTCGTATGGGTATGTCCAGCAAGGATATTGCCAATACTCTTGAGATCACCCAGAAGACAGTAGAAAACCATAGAAATAATCTCAGGGAGAAGCTTGGCCTGAAGAATAAGGGTGTTAATCTCCAGGTCTTTCTCATGAATATGGGGGAGCAAGAGAGGAATCCATAA
- a CDS encoding glycoside hydrolase family 3 N-terminal domain-containing protein, translating to MKKTKAEIEQIIQSMSPAQKAGQLFLLAYPGKDPEVIRPLVEQYGICGCYISQDNAQTFDEAETITTKLQTMSMEKHGIPLLLGVDQEGAWGVLLPESHPGPGNMALNAIEDIEAVASMYGIIATEMLSVGYNTVLGPCADVNSDPSSPIIGTRSFGEYPEQVAKSVSLAVRGARKQGILTCLKHFPGHGATSGDTHREIPYIDKPYEALLSSDLVPFKAGIEAGAEIVMTSHIRYPQIDKDNPATLSEKILQDILRKDLGFSGLILSDSMNMGAIRKTYDPAQSTLLALQAGVDIVMLSEEHYDFETGDYLSKQLRSLHLVEEAIETGILNDSLVTDKLMRILDYKFNKMQVRTPRIPSQRFQEHAQIELGLAKQAVSLLQTGFWPIPPEGEIICINATPVSSYRNMVNSRGIGPNQETPAFDSFVHELEAYRRIQIVSYEQVQEKEASLKAATALIVVTEDYPLPGEDFMKQEQQQLVQDLCARYLGKIVIVGLRSPYELALYPKQVTYLCAYSSRTCSAKATAQVLLEGSLQAQQNRTPVTIRIDESEFA from the coding sequence ATGAAGAAAACCAAAGCAGAAATTGAGCAAATTATCCAATCCATGAGTCCTGCACAGAAAGCTGGACAGCTCTTTCTTCTTGCCTACCCTGGTAAGGACCCTGAAGTTATTCGTCCTCTTGTAGAGCAATATGGAATCTGTGGATGTTATATCAGCCAGGACAATGCCCAGACCTTCGATGAGGCTGAAACAATAACGACGAAACTTCAGACGATGAGTATGGAGAAGCATGGAATTCCCCTTTTGCTGGGAGTTGATCAGGAGGGTGCTTGGGGGGTGCTGCTTCCTGAATCCCACCCTGGGCCTGGAAACATGGCACTCAATGCAATTGAAGATATTGAGGCTGTTGCTTCCATGTATGGAATCATCGCAACAGAGATGCTAAGTGTTGGGTATAATACAGTGCTCGGCCCTTGCGCTGATGTGAACAGCGATCCCAGTTCTCCCATTATCGGCACTCGATCCTTTGGCGAATATCCTGAACAAGTGGCTAAGTCCGTGTCTCTAGCTGTTAGGGGAGCAAGGAAGCAAGGCATTCTTACTTGTCTGAAACACTTCCCTGGCCATGGAGCCACCAGTGGCGATACCCACCGTGAGATCCCTTATATTGATAAACCGTATGAGGCCTTACTTTCCTCCGACCTCGTGCCATTCAAGGCTGGTATTGAGGCCGGTGCAGAGATAGTCATGACCAGTCATATTCGGTATCCACAAATTGATAAGGACAACCCAGCAACCCTCTCAGAGAAAATCTTACAGGATATCCTAAGAAAGGATCTTGGTTTCTCTGGGTTGATACTCTCTGATAGCATGAACATGGGAGCAATCAGGAAAACCTATGATCCTGCCCAGTCAACGCTACTCGCTCTACAAGCTGGTGTCGATATCGTGATGCTCAGTGAAGAGCATTATGATTTCGAGACAGGTGACTATTTAAGTAAACAACTTCGTAGTCTTCATCTTGTGGAGGAAGCTATTGAGACCGGTATTCTCAATGACAGTCTGGTGACGGATAAGCTTATGAGGATTCTTGATTATAAGTTCAACAAAATGCAGGTGCGTACTCCTAGAATACCAAGTCAGCGTTTTCAGGAACATGCACAAATTGAACTAGGTCTAGCCAAACAGGCCGTGTCCTTACTTCAAACAGGATTTTGGCCTATTCCTCCCGAAGGTGAGATTATTTGCATCAATGCGACACCTGTTTCCAGTTACCGAAACATGGTAAACAGCCGAGGCATTGGACCTAATCAGGAGACTCCTGCTTTTGATAGTTTTGTTCATGAGCTTGAGGCCTACCGTAGGATACAGATAGTCTCCTATGAACAGGTACAAGAGAAAGAGGCTTCTCTGAAAGCAGCTACAGCTCTTATTGTGGTTACGGAGGATTATCCGCTTCCTGGAGAAGATTTCATGAAGCAGGAGCAACAACAGTTGGTACAAGATTTGTGTGCAAGATATCTAGGAAAAATTGTTATTGTAGGTCTGAGAAGCCCTTATGAGCTCGCTCTCTATCCAAAACAGGTTACCTATCTTTGTGCCTATTCAAGCAGAACCTGTTCTGCAAAAGCGACTGCACAAGTCCTCCTAGAAGGATCGTTGCAAGCTCAACAGAACAGAACTCCGGTTACCATCAGGATTGATGAATCGGAATTCGCATAA
- a CDS encoding LacI family DNA-binding transcriptional regulator, with product MGIKEIAEKANVSKTTVSLALNGHKGVGHETRMRIIALAKEMNYRVPTERTTSHPSHGYIMFARIIKHGSILNEDQNIFIMHYIDGMNKVVRESGYTFEIFDHRLKSIDILVDSIQERQPKGVIILGTELDVEDIKALETLSIPYVVIDTYFEQIACDFVDMANTGAVYNVVEHLASTGHKKICMITSTVKSGNVLMRERGFALAMNEYKLEMDADSLLAVRPGFTGAYEDMKRYIQKGFSLPEGIFCFNDVAAFGVIKALKESGKKVPRDISVVGFDDLPMSSMMEPHLTSYKVSNRQIGSSAARLLLDRLQTKKILAPTGTLVSGTLMIRDSVAGR from the coding sequence ATGGGCATCAAAGAAATTGCCGAGAAGGCTAATGTATCTAAAACGACTGTCTCACTTGCACTCAATGGGCACAAGGGAGTAGGTCATGAAACGCGGATGCGAATTATTGCTCTTGCAAAAGAGATGAATTATCGGGTCCCGACTGAAAGAACTACCAGTCATCCAAGTCACGGATATATCATGTTTGCCCGAATCATAAAGCATGGCTCAATTCTCAATGAAGATCAGAATATCTTTATCATGCACTATATAGATGGTATGAATAAGGTTGTTCGTGAGTCAGGTTACACTTTCGAGATTTTTGACCATCGACTCAAATCCATCGATATATTAGTAGACTCAATCCAAGAACGCCAGCCAAAAGGTGTAATCATCCTTGGTACAGAATTGGACGTAGAAGATATAAAAGCTCTGGAAACACTTTCTATACCGTATGTGGTAATCGATACCTATTTTGAACAGATTGCCTGTGATTTTGTTGATATGGCAAATACAGGAGCTGTTTATAATGTAGTGGAACATTTGGCTTCTACAGGACATAAAAAGATTTGTATGATTACCAGTACGGTTAAATCTGGTAATGTACTCATGAGAGAACGCGGATTTGCCTTGGCAATGAACGAATATAAACTGGAAATGGATGCTGATTCACTTCTTGCGGTACGCCCCGGATTTACTGGTGCATATGAAGATATGAAAAGATACATACAGAAAGGATTCTCTCTACCTGAGGGAATATTCTGTTTCAATGATGTGGCAGCATTTGGAGTTATAAAGGCATTGAAAGAGTCTGGCAAAAAGGTCCCCAGGGACATCTCAGTGGTAGGGTTTGACGATTTACCAATGTCCTCAATGATGGAACCTCATCTAACATCCTATAAAGTTTCCAATCGTCAGATTGGTAGTTCAGCAGCACGACTGTTATTGGATCGGTTGCAAACAAAGAAAATCCTTGCTCCTACGGGAACGCTCGTGAGCGGGACGTTGATGATTCGTGACAGCGTCGCAGGACGTTGA
- a CDS encoding BMP family ABC transporter substrate-binding protein, producing MKKNTVLLVTLLVVLLVGFTMPLTAAGKAEVAGTTSDQLKVVLYMNGNLGDKSFFDSANAGVMKAKENLGISVRAIEGGYDPSNWAPDIEQLCQGDWDIIIAGTWQLQEIIQDLAPQYPEKKFFVYDTSVDYSLGNLDNVYSILYKQNEGSYLTGVLAGLITTSDLPYANPEKKIGFIGGMDIPVINDFMVGFRQGAKSVDPAIETLVAYVGDFNDPAKAKELSLAMFDQGVDIAFNGAAQAGLGLLDAGAIKERYTIGVDSDQYLLYKESNPDRAKFIVTSMLKNVGETLYRAIEMHIAGTLPYGEVENLGIEEKGVGLADNENFRAIAPQEFIDKIKDAEKKIQSGEIKVETAF from the coding sequence ATGAAAAAGAATACTGTTCTCTTGGTTACTCTACTGGTTGTGTTGTTGGTAGGTTTTACAATGCCCTTAACCGCAGCAGGTAAAGCAGAGGTGGCTGGAACGACTTCTGACCAACTCAAGGTAGTGCTCTACATGAACGGAAATCTTGGAGATAAATCATTCTTCGATTCTGCCAATGCAGGAGTGATGAAAGCGAAGGAGAATCTTGGTATTTCTGTACGCGCAATTGAAGGTGGATATGATCCATCAAACTGGGCTCCGGATATCGAGCAGCTGTGTCAGGGTGATTGGGATATAATTATTGCTGGTACCTGGCAGCTTCAGGAAATCATCCAGGATTTGGCTCCACAATATCCAGAGAAGAAATTCTTCGTATATGACACCTCAGTCGATTACTCGTTAGGGAATCTCGATAATGTGTACTCAATTCTCTACAAGCAGAATGAAGGTTCTTACCTTACAGGAGTACTTGCTGGACTCATCACCACAAGTGATCTGCCTTACGCAAACCCAGAGAAGAAGATTGGGTTCATCGGAGGCATGGATATCCCAGTAATCAATGACTTCATGGTTGGTTTCAGACAAGGTGCCAAATCTGTGGATCCAGCAATCGAGACTTTGGTTGCTTATGTTGGTGATTTCAATGATCCCGCCAAAGCAAAGGAACTCTCCTTGGCAATGTTTGACCAGGGTGTCGATATTGCTTTCAATGGCGCAGCACAGGCCGGTCTGGGATTGTTGGATGCTGGAGCAATCAAGGAACGCTATACCATTGGTGTAGATTCCGATCAGTATCTGCTGTACAAAGAAAGTAATCCTGACCGAGCAAAATTCATTGTCACATCGATGCTGAAAAATGTAGGGGAGACTTTGTATCGTGCTATAGAAATGCATATCGCAGGTACTCTTCCGTACGGTGAAGTGGAGAATCTTGGTATTGAAGAGAAGGGTGTCGGACTCGCCGATAATGAGAACTTCCGCGCTATTGCACCCCAAGAATTCATTGATAAGATTAAGGATGCTGAGAAGAAGATTCAGTCTGGCGAAATTAAGGTTGAAACTGCATTCTAG